From Girardinichthys multiradiatus isolate DD_20200921_A chromosome 3, DD_fGirMul_XY1, whole genome shotgun sequence, the proteins below share one genomic window:
- the LOC124865303 gene encoding sialic acid-binding Ig-like lectin 14 isoform X1 — MFALFWTTVLFSLSGSNTYTVASALGRPFCSNGFCITLNEGQITAEAGLCVVLPCSFTTADEFTPKNIVWFKCESWKRKCGDSDIIFRTNPNKIQPEFLGRVLLLDPDVSQRNCSIMINDLTTSDSGSYRLRVNGLQNGRTDGFMFTSKTIVSVKALNQKPKVMIPPLTEGQQATLTCTAPGSCSGSPPNITWMWERKYEIDEINIPGNITASLKTENLSAVTQRHSSTLTFNPSAKHHKMNLTCLVSVSDNIATEETVTSNVTLFSKILKGSGCVLHTEVLSCVCISEGSPLPSITWPLLKYHTEYSIFNTVSNHTVNSTLTVTNPGNISVECISSNKNWAVKENLAVYQHLLEEVNHVKQSGSGYKVLPWVVAGVSLSVNVFCMIYIWHLWNTQKKVKPTEDDKTYMSLQKPDTSSEYDVIVQRPH; from the exons ATGTTTGCTCTCTTCTGGACAACTGTGCTTTTCTCTTTGAGTGGCTCCAACACATATACAG TTGCATCCGCCTTGGGAAGACCTTTCTGTTCCAATGGATTCTGCATCACTCTTAATGAGGGACAAATAACAGCCGAGGCTGGACTCTGTGTTGTGCTGCCATGTTCCTTCACCACTGCTGATGAATTTACACCAAAAAATATCGTCTGGTTCAAATGTGAATCATGGAAAAGGAAATGTGGAGACTCTGATATAATATTTCGCACCAACCCCAACAAGATTCAACCTGAATTTTTAGGACGAGTTTTACTGTTGGATCCTGATGTGAGCCAGAGGAACTGTAGCATCATGATCAATGACCTCACCACATCTGATTCTGGATCATATCGGCTCAGAGTTAATGGTCTTCAGaatggaaggacagatggattTATGTTCACTTCAAAAACAATTGTCTCTGTTAAAG CTTTAAATCAAAAGCCCAAAGTGATGATTCCTCCGCTGACTGAGGGACAACAGGCCACTCTGACCTGCACTGCTCCTGGTTCCTGCTCTGGATCACCTCCTAACATCACCTGGATGTgggaaagaaaatatgaaattgATGAAATTAACATCCCAGGAAACATCACagcttctttaaaaactgagaaTCTGTCTGCTGTTACACAGAGACACAGCTCAACTCTGACCTTTAACCCTTCAGCTAAACACCACAAAATGAATTTAACCTGTTTGGTCAGTGTCTCAGACAACATAGCTACTGAGGAGACTGTCACATCGAATGTAACCT TGTTTTCAAAGATCCTAAAAGGCTCTGGATGTGTGCTTCATACAGAAGTATTGAGCTGTGTGTGCATCAGTGaggggtctcctttaccctccATCACATGGCCGCTGCTGAAGTACCACACTGAGTACTCCATCTTTAACACTGTGTCAAATCACACTGTCAACAGCACCTTAACTGTTACAAACCCTGGCAACATCAGTGTTGAATGTATAAGCAGCAATAAAAATTGGGCAGTAAAAGAAAACCTTGCAGTCTATCAACACCTATTAGAAGAAG TTAATCATGTAAAACAAAGTGGGTCTGGTTATAAAGTTCTTCCCTGGGTCGTTGCTGGTGTTTCTCTCAGtgtaaatgttttctgcatGATCTACATTTGGCACCTTTG gaacacacaaaaaaaggtaaaaccCACTGAAGATGATAAAACTTACATGTCTCTGCAAAAACCTGATACATCATCAGAGTATGACGTCATTGTCCAACGACCACACTGA
- the LOC124865303 gene encoding sialic acid-binding Ig-like lectin 14 isoform X2 produces MFALFWTTVLFSLSGSNTYTVASALGRPFCSNGFCITLNEGQITAEAGLCVVLPCSFTTADEFTPKNIVWFKCESWKRKCGDSDIIFRTNPNKIQPEFLGRVLLLDPDVSQRNCSIMINDLTTSDSGSYRLRVNGLQNGRTDGFMFTSKTIVSVKALNQKPKVMIPPLTEGQQATLTCTAPGSCSGSPPNITWMWERKYEIDEINIPGNITASLKTENLSAVTQRHSSTLTFNPSAKHHKMNLTCLVSVSDNIATEETVTSNVTLFSKILKGSGCVLHTEVLSCVCISEGSPLPSITWPLLKYHTEYSIFNTVSNHTVNSTLTVTNPGNISVECISSNKNWAVKENLAVYQHLLEEVFL; encoded by the exons ATGTTTGCTCTCTTCTGGACAACTGTGCTTTTCTCTTTGAGTGGCTCCAACACATATACAG TTGCATCCGCCTTGGGAAGACCTTTCTGTTCCAATGGATTCTGCATCACTCTTAATGAGGGACAAATAACAGCCGAGGCTGGACTCTGTGTTGTGCTGCCATGTTCCTTCACCACTGCTGATGAATTTACACCAAAAAATATCGTCTGGTTCAAATGTGAATCATGGAAAAGGAAATGTGGAGACTCTGATATAATATTTCGCACCAACCCCAACAAGATTCAACCTGAATTTTTAGGACGAGTTTTACTGTTGGATCCTGATGTGAGCCAGAGGAACTGTAGCATCATGATCAATGACCTCACCACATCTGATTCTGGATCATATCGGCTCAGAGTTAATGGTCTTCAGaatggaaggacagatggattTATGTTCACTTCAAAAACAATTGTCTCTGTTAAAG CTTTAAATCAAAAGCCCAAAGTGATGATTCCTCCGCTGACTGAGGGACAACAGGCCACTCTGACCTGCACTGCTCCTGGTTCCTGCTCTGGATCACCTCCTAACATCACCTGGATGTgggaaagaaaatatgaaattgATGAAATTAACATCCCAGGAAACATCACagcttctttaaaaactgagaaTCTGTCTGCTGTTACACAGAGACACAGCTCAACTCTGACCTTTAACCCTTCAGCTAAACACCACAAAATGAATTTAACCTGTTTGGTCAGTGTCTCAGACAACATAGCTACTGAGGAGACTGTCACATCGAATGTAACCT TGTTTTCAAAGATCCTAAAAGGCTCTGGATGTGTGCTTCATACAGAAGTATTGAGCTGTGTGTGCATCAGTGaggggtctcctttaccctccATCACATGGCCGCTGCTGAAGTACCACACTGAGTACTCCATCTTTAACACTGTGTCAAATCACACTGTCAACAGCACCTTAACTGTTACAAACCCTGGCAACATCAGTGTTGAATGTATAAGCAGCAATAAAAATTGGGCAGTAAAAGAAAACCTTGCAGTCTATCAACACCTATTAGAAGAAG tATTTCTGTAA
- the LOC124865303 gene encoding uncharacterized protein LOC124865303 isoform X3: MFALFWTTVLFSLSGSNTYTALNQKPKVMIPPLTEGQQATLTCTAPGSCSGSPPNITWMWERKYEIDEINIPGNITASLKTENLSAVTQRHSSTLTFNPSAKHHKMNLTCLVSVSDNIATEETVTSNVTLFSKILKGSGCVLHTEVLSCVCISEGSPLPSITWPLLKYHTEYSIFNTVSNHTVNSTLTVTNPGNISVECISSNKNWAVKENLAVYQHLLEEVNHVKQSGSGYKVLPWVVAGVSLSVNVFCMIYIWHLWNTQKKVKPTEDDKTYMSLQKPDTSSEYDVIVQRPH; the protein is encoded by the exons ATGTTTGCTCTCTTCTGGACAACTGTGCTTTTCTCTTTGAGTGGCTCCAACACATATACAG CTTTAAATCAAAAGCCCAAAGTGATGATTCCTCCGCTGACTGAGGGACAACAGGCCACTCTGACCTGCACTGCTCCTGGTTCCTGCTCTGGATCACCTCCTAACATCACCTGGATGTgggaaagaaaatatgaaattgATGAAATTAACATCCCAGGAAACATCACagcttctttaaaaactgagaaTCTGTCTGCTGTTACACAGAGACACAGCTCAACTCTGACCTTTAACCCTTCAGCTAAACACCACAAAATGAATTTAACCTGTTTGGTCAGTGTCTCAGACAACATAGCTACTGAGGAGACTGTCACATCGAATGTAACCT TGTTTTCAAAGATCCTAAAAGGCTCTGGATGTGTGCTTCATACAGAAGTATTGAGCTGTGTGTGCATCAGTGaggggtctcctttaccctccATCACATGGCCGCTGCTGAAGTACCACACTGAGTACTCCATCTTTAACACTGTGTCAAATCACACTGTCAACAGCACCTTAACTGTTACAAACCCTGGCAACATCAGTGTTGAATGTATAAGCAGCAATAAAAATTGGGCAGTAAAAGAAAACCTTGCAGTCTATCAACACCTATTAGAAGAAG TTAATCATGTAAAACAAAGTGGGTCTGGTTATAAAGTTCTTCCCTGGGTCGTTGCTGGTGTTTCTCTCAGtgtaaatgttttctgcatGATCTACATTTGGCACCTTTG gaacacacaaaaaaaggtaaaaccCACTGAAGATGATAAAACTTACATGTCTCTGCAAAAACCTGATACATCATCAGAGTATGACGTCATTGTCCAACGACCACACTGA
- the LOC124866138 gene encoding sialic acid-binding Ig-like lectin 14 codes for MFIFIWLIVSLSTNKGALGEEKYCQITDYCVTLTNNTAEAGHCAVIPCSFTTPFKPKHIIWYKCDRIKCSDSHTVFHSDKNNENVQVGFKGRVSLLEPDVTQKNCSIMINYLNESDFGSYQLRVEGYKSHEKFTYTVKRTNLSLSDLNQKPKVMIPPLTEGQQNSLTCTAPDFCSGLPPKITWMWGGKEEIESNFPGNITVSLETETLTNFTQRHRSILTFNPSAKYHSRKITCKVSFKGDTTTEETGTLNVNYSRKPQIYGKTTVMEGDDLNLTCSVDSVPASVIKWTKSGMESINILRKADNSTVMYPQENSGNVSFSIINVTAKEAGRYICTATYQNVNMTEEIHVKVTLKEHTTNIRKGLSLEIVIIAFFSGLLLSAIICCLFMKVYSNRRKTVKPIEDDKTYMSLEKLDTSPEYDVIVQRPR; via the exons ATGTTTATTTTCATCTGGTTAATCGTGTCTCTCTCTACTAACAAAG GGGCATTAGGAGAGGAAAAATACTGTCAAATCACAGATTATTGTGTTACCCTTACAAACAATACAGCAGAGGCTGGACATTGTGCTGTGATACCATGTTCTTTCACAACTCCCTTTAAACCCAAACATATTATTTGGTATAAATGTGACAGAATCAAATGTTCAGATTCTCACACTGTATTTCACTCTGATAAGAACAATGAAAACGTTCAGGTTGGATTTAAAGGTCGAGTGTCACTGCTGGAACCGGATGTGACTCAGAAGAACTGCAGCATCATGATCAATTATCTCAATGAGTCTGATTTTGGATCATATCAGCTCAGAGTAGAGGGATATAAATCACATGAAAAATTTACATATACTGTTAAAAGAACAAATCTCTCCTTATCAG ATCTGAACCAAAAGCCCAAAGTGATGATTCCTCCACTGACCGAGGGGCAGCAGAACAGTCTGACCTGCACTGCTCCTGATTTCTGCTCTGGGTTACCTCCTAAAATTACCTGGATGTGGGGAGGAAAAGAAGAAATTGAGTCTAACTTTCCAGGAAACATCACGGTTTCTTTAGAAACTGAGACTCTGACTAATTTCACACAGAGACACCGCTCAATTCTGACATTTAACCCTTCAGCTAAATACCACAGCAGAAAAATAACCTGTAAGGTCAGCTTCAAAGGTGACACAACCACAGAGGAGACTGGAACTCTGAATGTAAACT ATAGCAGAAAACCCCAGATATATGGCAAAACAACAGTTATGGAAGGAGACGATCTGAATCTGACTTGCAGTGTTGACAGCGTCCCTGCATCAGTTATTAAGTGGACTAAGTCTGGAATGGAAAGCATCAATATTTTAAGGAAAGCAGATAACAGCACAGTGATGTACCCGCAGGAAAACAGTGGAAACGTCTCTTTTTCCATCATTAATGTAACAGCCAAAGAAGCTGGACGTTACATTTGTACAGCGACATATCAGAATGTCAACATGACAGAAGAAATCCATGTGAAAGTGACCT tGAAAGAACACACAACTAATATAAGAAAAGGTTTATCACTGGAAATCGTTATAATTGCCTTTTTTTCTGGCCTCCTCCTTTCTGCTATCATCTGCTGTTTGTTCATGAAAGTCTACAG taacagaagaaaaacggTAAAACCCATTGAAGATGATAAAACTTACATGTCTCTGGAAAAACTTGATACATCACCAGAGTATGATGTCATTGTCCAACGACCACGCTGA